DNA sequence from the Cellulophaga sp. HaHaR_3_176 genome:
TACACCATGGTCTCCGTCAAAGGGAATTGGTTTTCAATATGCACCAGATCGTGTTTGGATTCTTTTTAATGAAATTTCAAAAGTGAACACAGGTATCCGTGGTGGTAGTGATAATGGTGGTGCAGGTACTGTAGGCGAAAGTGTTTTTATTATTGGTAATTTAATAAAAGATGTTACTATAAATGGTACTGCATATAACGGTGCTACTAGTGGTATAGGAATAGAAATTAATAACGGTGCTACACCAAGGTATATTATTAATAATACGATTGTTGATAGTGATATTGGCGTTGCAAACGGGTATTATAACTCTACTATGTTTATTGAAAATAACATAATTTCTAACACGCGTGATTTTGATATTATGCTTGAAGATAGTTACCTAACAGGTTCAAGATCTACACTAAAAAATAATCATTTTGATGCAGAAGCTAAAATTACCTGGAGTAATGGCATTACACATGATTTAGCAAGCTTTCAAGCAGCTTTTAATAAAGGTGAAGGTTGTATTAGTGCAGCTCCATTATTTGTTGATGCAAGTTCAGATGATTTTTCTTTACAAGCAACTAGTAGTGCTATAGATACAGCATTACAGCCAAGTGATTTAACTTTTGATGTCTATGCTCATTTTCAATCTTTATACGGTGAAGATATAAGAGTTGATATCAACCAAGTTGCTAGACCAAGTACTGGTTTGTGGGATATGGGTGCGTATACAAACTAAACAATTAAGTTTATAAGCTGCTACAGATTGCTGTTTAAAAATTTTACTCACGTACGTAAAGACATTCGTTTTTTGTACGTGAGTTTTTTTTATTCTTCAATTAATGGAACAACAGACTTATGTAAACAAAAATGGCGAACTGTTTCTAATATTCGCATATTTGAATTAATTACGTTTGCTCACATATATATAAAATTTAATACGATTACGATTAGTATCGTTTGAGGTAAGGTTCTTCCATAGCTACTTATATTTTTGCTTTGTCGCAGAGAATAATTCTTTAAGAATTCAAAAACATCATATTTAAATATATGGTGAATGTTGGATTAGCGATTAAAACCAAAAATTTAAAACATGATTTTAATAAAAAAAGCACTAATATTAAGTTTAGCAGTAGGTTTCATATCTCTTACAGGTTGTAAGGATAAAGAAAAGGTGGAAGCTGAAAAGATGGAAATGGAAGAAAAAGCAGCTACTTCAAAAGCAGATGCAGAAGAAAAAGAGGCAAAAATGAAAGAAGAAGCTCGTAAAAAAGATATGCGAGCAACTAGTATAGCCGCAATTGCTGGTGAAAATCCAGAATTGAGTACTTTAGTTAGTGCCTTAAAAGCAGCAGGTCTGGTAGATATGATGTCATCTGAAGGAAGTTATACCGTATTTGCACCAACAAATAACGCATTCGAAAAATTACCAAGTAAAATGTCAATAGGAGAATTAGCTAAAGACGAGAACAAAGAGCTTTTGTCTGATATTCTTAAATATCATGTAGTTGCTGGTAAAATTAGTTCTGACAAATTAGTAAAGGCTATTGAAGGTGCAGGAGGAAAATATACTTTTAAAACTGTAAATAGTAAAGAATTAACAGCAAGCCTTAAAGGTGATCAACTAATTATTAAGGATGAAAAAAATAATAAGATTCAAGTACTTAAAGGAAATGTAAAAGCTTCAAATGGAATTGTACATATCGTTAGTGATGTGATGATACCGAAATCATAAGAAGACGTAATATAAAACATACTAAAAGTTTGATAGCGAAAGTTATCAAACTTTTTTGTTTCAATAAAGTTTAGAATAGAAGCAGCCTTCTTTTATATTCTATTTTACATAATATAAATTATAGTACAAAGTAGTTAGTTGTGTAAAACGGCGCATGGTTGCATTTGATATAATATCAGATATGACGCCTTTAGGTTCATATAGGTAGATATTATGTCAAAGCTGTTTTACTGGAATGTTTATTGAAATTCGTAAGCTATAATTAGCCGTTATGTAAAATTGCCGCACAGCCAATCGCTCGATTGCTTTTTTAAAATAAACGCTAAATGGCGTTTATTTTAAAACACAATTTGCCAACGCTTGGCCAGCGCCAAAAAAAGCAAAACTTTTAGGTTTTTTTGAAATGTGCGATTTATAAGAAACTATACATCAATAAATTTTTCACAACATTCTCGTCAGCGTGCCGCAACAGCTAAAATTTGCAGCCGCATCAACTCGCAGCTCTTTTAATTGATTCGTAATCAATCAAAAAATCTCGTGAGTAAAATTCTTAGCCCTTGCTAACCTCTCGTCTTGTTTGTTTTAGCCAAAATTTTCTTATTTGTTTACAATTTTTATATTAATATTACGTTTCAATCTAAACCATTCAATTAGTACTATGAAATACAATAATCTAGCAATTCTACTTGTGCTTATCTTTTTCGGTTGTTCTAAAGACGAAAAATCACCAGAAGTAATCAAATCTAATGCTAAAGAAATAATAAGTTTTGTTATTGAAGGTATAGAAACACAAATTGAAGGAAATACCATTAAAATATATACCCCTCCTACTTTAAGTAATTATAATTTTCAACCTAGCATTACAATATCAGAAAAGGCAGTAATCTCTCCAACTAATTCAGTATTTAACTTTGAAAATGAAATAGTATTTAAAATTACGGCAGAAAATGGCATCGTAAATTCTTATAGCACACAATTGATTAAAATAGAAGGATTACAAGAAGTTATTTTGAGCTTCAAATCTGATGACGATATTCTCTATAACGGTGTTGATAGGATCTTTGGTGTAATTGATGAGATAAATAAAAAAATAAAAATAGATTATTCGGGTGAAATAGTAAAATATTGGGCAAGCCGTCCTTCTCATCATCATCCTTATTTAGAAATTAAAACCTTAGGTGATGTGGAAACTTCACCTTCATCTAATGATTATATAGATTTAAGTGATAAAAATCAGAAACTAGAGATTCCAAGTTTTAATTCTACGTATGAATTATCAATTCAAAATACAGATAATTTATTCTTTAATATTAATTTACCCTTAATAGCCTTAGGTCATTCTACAAACTCTTCTACTAGCTATGCTCATCAAGTATATCCAGAATTTACAGAGGGACTAAGTGATAATGATATTTTGTTTTTTACACTAAAAAATCAAGATTTATCCAACCTTACACCTACGTTTTTAGAATATAGTGATTATGCTACAATTACTCCCGATGAAACTATGCCGCAAGATTTCACAAAAGATGTAACCTATATGATTACTTCCGAAACGGGTGTTTCCAATACTCAAAAAGTTAGGGTTGTTGAAAAGAGTATTTTGTTTGATAGGACAAGATATCCTTCTTCTATTCCTTCATCTTCGGGTAGAGTTGGTACATGGTACAAAGCTACAAGTAAGGTGACAGAGGTTATTCTTGTTAAAGTCGATAATGGTGAAACGTTAAATTGTGAAATTACTGATAATCATATAAATGCTGATGGCGACTTTTATCTTACTTTTGATGTAGAGGAAATGCCTTTGACAGAAACACAATGCTTTATTAGATGTACCTTAGAGGAAGGCATTACTGTTGATACAGATACTGAAGTAACCTTAATGCCAAGTTGAAATGTAATCCATAAATAGGCTAGACCGTATAACGTGCAATAACGCTTAATATATGTAATTATTAAGAAAATCAGTACAACTAATTGTAATCAATCCATTCCCACACATTACACGCCCCTCCTAACGTCGGTACGTATAATAAGTGTTCCATTACCTTTTCAGAAGAACTATTTAGAAGAAAATTTAAAGGAAGTGCAGCACCAAATACTTTGCTTTACCAAAGCAAAGTTACATAACGCGGAACATTATAGTACAAAACTATCACATTGTAACTTATAGGGTAAATCTCGTTTGTTAGCTATAATTAGCCGTTATGTAAAATAGCCGCTACCGAGCGCTCGATTGTTTTATAAAATCAAATTGCTCTGGCAATTTATTTTACACACAATTATTATTTAGAGTAAAAAAAAAATTAAGTCAGACTAAATAATTAAATAGGTTTTTTTCATTTTTTCATAAAAATCTTGATTGACATAGTATTCATTTACCACATATAAAAAATACATTGTTGTTTTCTATAAGAGTAACCAACTTTTAACTTTTTTTCAGCCTTCCTGAGTAGTTTGTATTTATCGAGTATTTCGTCATCATCTTCTATGCAATTACTTTCTTTTAACGCTAAAGAATTAAAATAAGCTGCATCCCAATCAAGTCCATTTTTTGCATGCTTTCTTGCAAAACATATACTATTAGAATTACTGTCAAAAAACATTCTTTGTTCAACAACTTCAATTACCTTTTCTAAACTTATAGATGA
Encoded proteins:
- a CDS encoding fasciclin domain-containing protein — translated: MILIKKALILSLAVGFISLTGCKDKEKVEAEKMEMEEKAATSKADAEEKEAKMKEEARKKDMRATSIAAIAGENPELSTLVSALKAAGLVDMMSSEGSYTVFAPTNNAFEKLPSKMSIGELAKDENKELLSDILKYHVVAGKISSDKLVKAIEGAGGKYTFKTVNSKELTASLKGDQLIIKDEKNNKIQVLKGNVKASNGIVHIVSDVMIPKS
- a CDS encoding DUF5018 domain-containing protein translates to MKYNNLAILLVLIFFGCSKDEKSPEVIKSNAKEIISFVIEGIETQIEGNTIKIYTPPTLSNYNFQPSITISEKAVISPTNSVFNFENEIVFKITAENGIVNSYSTQLIKIEGLQEVILSFKSDDDILYNGVDRIFGVIDEINKKIKIDYSGEIVKYWASRPSHHHPYLEIKTLGDVETSPSSNDYIDLSDKNQKLEIPSFNSTYELSIQNTDNLFFNINLPLIALGHSTNSSTSYAHQVYPEFTEGLSDNDILFFTLKNQDLSNLTPTFLEYSDYATITPDETMPQDFTKDVTYMITSETGVSNTQKVRVVEKSILFDRTRYPSSIPSSSGRVGTWYKATSKVTEVILVKVDNGETLNCEITDNHINADGDFYLTFDVEEMPLTETQCFIRCTLEEGITVDTDTEVTLMPS